The following coding sequences lie in one Paenibacillus durus ATCC 35681 genomic window:
- a CDS encoding Crp/Fnr family transcriptional regulator yields MKEHTNVIEAHGNTNCFSEQNFNRLLVTMKERLVPEGSHLFWEGDYSDKLFYLKRGRVKLTKSTDEGKELILYMYQAGDMVGQADPFFSTKHSFTAEVIEESEVGVIEHKDLEILICQHCDFAIDFMKWMGIHHRLTQTKFRDLMMYGKPGALCSTLIRLSNTYGEKNGEAILINKKITHTDLSNMIGATRESVNRMLSDLRKKDAVEYENGMIVIKNIEMLQDICHCELCPNEICRI; encoded by the coding sequence ATGAAAGAACATACGAATGTTATCGAAGCCCACGGAAACACTAACTGTTTCTCCGAACAAAACTTTAACAGACTGCTAGTGACGATGAAAGAACGGTTAGTTCCGGAAGGTTCTCATTTATTCTGGGAAGGCGACTACTCGGATAAGCTGTTTTATCTCAAGCGGGGACGCGTCAAGCTGACCAAATCTACGGATGAAGGCAAGGAACTCATACTTTATATGTATCAAGCCGGCGACATGGTCGGCCAAGCTGATCCTTTCTTCAGCACAAAGCACAGCTTCACTGCCGAAGTGATCGAGGAAAGCGAGGTCGGCGTAATCGAACACAAAGATCTCGAGATTCTGATCTGCCAACACTGTGATTTTGCCATCGACTTTATGAAATGGATGGGCATTCATCACCGCCTGACGCAAACCAAGTTCCGCGACCTGATGATGTACGGCAAACCGGGTGCGCTCTGCTCTACATTGATCCGTCTGAGCAATACCTACGGTGAGAAGAACGGCGAGGCCATTCTGATTAACAAAAAAATTACGCACACCGACTTGTCCAACATGATCGGCGCGACTCGCGAGAGTGTTAACCGCATGCTTAGCGATCTTCGCAAAAAAGACGCCGTGGAATACGAGAACGGCATGATCGTGATTAAAAATATCGAGATGCTGCAGGACATTTGCCACTGTGAACTATGTCCTAACGAGATTTGCCGAATCTAA
- a CDS encoding TetR/AcrR family transcriptional regulator, with product MHQTREWIFEAMLILLETTPYDQIKITSITKKAGVARQTFYRNYKSKDDIIIQYLNDIFKERLTIIKKWQGNNQNEVLTNLLFAHLKKHRDPILKIIKAVPDYLLFERIEEFIKFLVHLYNKEDTGAADKLNELHFKYSIKYQIAGGFTIIVDWLKNDMPLSFEELRQIMSEFGKSFIEQGIYVPDILYSYADQLESLE from the coding sequence TTGCATCAAACAAGAGAGTGGATTTTTGAAGCGATGCTGATATTATTGGAGACCACACCGTATGATCAGATTAAAATTACCAGCATAACCAAAAAAGCAGGAGTCGCCAGACAGACTTTCTACAGGAATTATAAAAGTAAAGATGACATCATTATCCAATATCTAAATGATATATTTAAGGAGCGTTTAACTATAATAAAAAAATGGCAGGGCAATAATCAGAATGAGGTTCTAACGAATCTCCTGTTTGCGCATTTAAAGAAGCATCGTGACCCTATACTAAAAATCATCAAAGCTGTACCTGATTATTTACTATTTGAACGAATTGAGGAATTTATAAAATTTTTAGTACATCTGTATAACAAAGAAGATACGGGGGCTGCAGACAAATTAAATGAATTACATTTTAAATATTCAATAAAGTATCAAATTGCCGGAGGTTTTACGATCATAGTGGACTGGCTTAAGAACGATATGCCGTTATCTTTTGAAGAGTTGAGACAAATCATGAGTGAATTTGGAAAGTCATTTATTGAACAAGGTATTTATGTGCCTGATATTTTATATAGCTATGCGGATCAATTGGAGAGTTTGGAATAA
- the ric gene encoding iron-sulfur cluster repair di-iron protein — protein MSIKQPLFNSDTMVRDIVLQFPKASDYFKANKIDFCCGGAKPLRAAADERGLDAGAVIGDLYKLVEEHPVLEEETVWNGASSEALIGHIVSKHHSYLREELPLIGQNVAKVFHAHGEGAPHLAEVYHLFNQLKDELLEHTAKEEAQDFPSILAYEQKGDEQSLAALREALHHLEEEHNAAGNILRQLREVTGDYTPPEHACTTYRLTYTRLEELEGMTFEHVHLENNILFPRYQA, from the coding sequence ATGAGTATCAAACAACCTTTATTCAATAGTGATACGATGGTAAGAGATATTGTGCTGCAGTTCCCCAAAGCATCGGACTACTTCAAAGCGAACAAAATCGATTTCTGCTGCGGCGGCGCCAAGCCGCTTCGGGCGGCGGCGGACGAGCGCGGTTTAGATGCAGGCGCTGTCATCGGCGATTTGTACAAGCTGGTGGAGGAGCACCCTGTTCTGGAAGAAGAAACCGTGTGGAACGGGGCGTCGTCCGAAGCGCTGATCGGCCATATTGTGAGCAAGCATCACAGCTATCTGCGTGAAGAGCTGCCGCTGATCGGACAGAATGTTGCCAAGGTATTTCATGCGCACGGCGAAGGCGCTCCGCATTTGGCCGAGGTATACCACCTATTCAACCAGTTGAAGGACGAATTGCTGGAGCATACGGCGAAGGAAGAAGCGCAGGATTTTCCGAGTATTCTTGCCTACGAGCAAAAAGGGGACGAACAATCTTTAGCTGCGCTGCGGGAGGCTCTTCACCATTTGGAAGAGGAGCATAATGCCGCGGGGAACATCTTGAGACAGCTTCGCGAAGTTACCGGCGACTACACCCCACCTGAGCATGCCTGCACAACCTATCGTCTGACCTATACGCGGCTGGAAGAATTGGAAGGTATGACCTTCGAGCATGTTCATCTGGAGAACAACATCCTGTTCCCGAGATATCAAGCCTAG
- the adhE gene encoding bifunctional acetaldehyde-CoA/alcohol dehydrogenase, producing MAVKNEVAAQVKQPTAEEYIQTLVDKAKKAQEAFMALDQEQVDSIVHAMALAGLDKHMYLAKLAVEETGRGVYEDKITKNIFATEYIYHGIKYDKTVGVIEDNPYDSFQKIAEPVGIVMGITPVTNPTSTTMFKALIAAKTRNPIIFGFHPSAQECSAAAAKILHDAAVKAGAPENLIQWIEQPTMDKTNALMNNDGVALILATGGSAMVKAAYSCGKPALGVGPGNVPAFIEKSADIDQAVNDIILSKTFDNGMICASEQAIIIEEPIFDQVKKKLIANGCYFVNKEEAAKLTNGAMNVEKCAVNPAIVGQSAVKIAEMCGIQVPAGTKILIAELEGVGTKYPLSAEKLSPVLACYKVKNADQGIERAAQVVEFGGMGHSSAIHSNNEEVIMKFSNRLQTGRILVNSPSTHGAIGDIYNTNIPSLTLGCGSYGRNSVSQNVTAINLINVKRVNRRIVNMQWFKLPEKIYFEKGATQYLAKMPDITRVAIVTDPMMVKLGYVERVEHYLRQRQTPVAIEVFSEVEPDPSTTTVEKGTAMMNRFQPDCIIALGGGSSMDAAKGMWLFYEHPDADFDGLKQKFMDIRKRVYKFPKLGIKAKFVAIPTTSGTGSEVTSFAVITDKTTTPNVKYPLADYELTPDVAIIDPEFVYSLPRTAVADTGMDVLTHAIEAYVSILASDYTDGLAIKAIQLVFQYLEKSALQADKLAREKMHNASTLAGMAFANAFLGINHSLAHKWGGQYHTPHGRTNAILLPHVIRYNAAKPSKFASFPKYSHFVADERYAEIARILGLPARTTEEGINSLISAIRELNKKLGIEDSFQQLGIDPKDFEANVDYLADKAFEDQCTTANPKLPLVSELADVYRNAFYGRFDN from the coding sequence ATGGCAGTAAAGAATGAAGTGGCCGCCCAAGTGAAACAACCTACCGCAGAAGAGTATATTCAGACACTGGTAGACAAAGCAAAGAAAGCTCAAGAAGCTTTTATGGCCCTTGATCAAGAGCAAGTAGACAGTATCGTTCATGCGATGGCGCTGGCCGGACTTGACAAGCATATGTACCTGGCGAAACTGGCAGTTGAAGAAACTGGCCGCGGTGTTTATGAGGACAAGATCACCAAGAACATCTTTGCTACAGAATATATTTACCATGGGATTAAATATGACAAAACTGTAGGTGTTATTGAAGATAACCCTTACGATAGCTTCCAAAAAATTGCCGAACCGGTCGGAATCGTTATGGGCATCACACCGGTAACCAACCCAACATCCACCACGATGTTTAAAGCATTGATCGCCGCTAAGACACGTAATCCTATTATATTCGGTTTCCATCCATCGGCGCAAGAGTGTAGTGCCGCTGCCGCAAAAATTCTGCATGATGCTGCTGTCAAAGCCGGCGCACCGGAGAACCTCATCCAATGGATCGAGCAGCCGACAATGGATAAAACTAACGCGCTGATGAACAATGATGGTGTGGCTCTGATCCTGGCGACAGGCGGATCTGCAATGGTTAAAGCGGCATACAGCTGCGGCAAACCGGCTCTTGGCGTAGGCCCTGGTAACGTGCCTGCCTTCATTGAAAAGAGCGCTGATATTGACCAAGCGGTAAATGACATTATTCTTTCGAAAACATTCGACAACGGCATGATCTGCGCATCCGAGCAAGCCATCATCATCGAAGAGCCGATCTTCGACCAAGTGAAGAAGAAATTGATCGCTAACGGCTGCTACTTTGTCAATAAAGAAGAAGCTGCTAAGCTGACCAACGGCGCGATGAACGTAGAAAAATGCGCGGTTAACCCGGCAATCGTCGGTCAATCCGCTGTGAAAATCGCTGAAATGTGCGGAATTCAAGTACCTGCAGGCACCAAAATCCTGATCGCCGAACTCGAAGGCGTGGGTACGAAATACCCGCTTTCCGCTGAAAAACTGAGCCCGGTTCTGGCTTGCTACAAAGTTAAGAATGCGGACCAAGGCATCGAGCGTGCGGCGCAAGTTGTTGAGTTTGGCGGTATGGGTCACAGCTCGGCCATCCACTCCAACAACGAAGAAGTAATCATGAAATTCTCGAACCGTCTGCAAACCGGACGTATTCTCGTAAATTCGCCTTCCACCCATGGTGCCATCGGCGACATCTACAACACGAACATCCCTTCGCTGACTCTGGGCTGCGGATCCTACGGCCGTAACTCGGTATCGCAGAACGTTACCGCCATTAACTTGATCAACGTGAAAAGGGTGAATCGTCGTATCGTGAATATGCAATGGTTTAAGCTGCCAGAGAAGATCTACTTTGAAAAAGGCGCAACCCAATACCTGGCCAAAATGCCTGACATCACTCGTGTAGCAATCGTCACCGACCCGATGATGGTAAAACTGGGCTATGTGGAAAGAGTTGAGCACTACCTGCGTCAACGCCAAACTCCTGTAGCAATCGAAGTGTTCTCGGAAGTTGAACCGGATCCATCGACAACTACAGTTGAAAAAGGTACTGCCATGATGAACAGATTCCAGCCGGACTGCATCATCGCCCTTGGCGGCGGTTCTTCTATGGATGCTGCAAAAGGAATGTGGCTGTTCTACGAACATCCGGATGCTGACTTTGATGGTCTGAAGCAAAAATTCATGGATATCCGTAAACGGGTCTACAAATTCCCGAAACTGGGCATTAAGGCGAAATTTGTTGCAATCCCTACAACTTCGGGTACTGGTTCGGAAGTAACCTCCTTCGCGGTTATTACCGACAAAACAACTACTCCAAATGTTAAGTATCCGCTGGCTGATTATGAGCTTACTCCTGACGTAGCCATTATCGATCCGGAATTCGTATACAGCTTGCCTAGAACAGCTGTTGCCGATACGGGTATGGACGTGCTGACACATGCAATCGAAGCCTATGTGTCCATCCTGGCAAGCGACTACACCGATGGTCTGGCTATCAAAGCTATTCAACTGGTATTCCAATACCTGGAGAAATCCGCATTGCAAGCCGACAAGCTTGCCCGCGAGAAAATGCACAATGCATCGACGCTGGCCGGTATGGCCTTTGCCAACGCATTCCTGGGCATCAACCACAGCTTGGCGCACAAATGGGGCGGTCAATACCATACACCTCATGGACGCACCAACGCGATCCTGTTGCCGCACGTTATCCGCTACAATGCAGCGAAACCGTCGAAGTTCGCTTCGTTCCCGAAATATTCGCACTTTGTGGCTGACGAGCGCTACGCTGAAATCGCCCGTATTCTGGGACTGCCGGCTCGTACGACTGAAGAAGGTATCAACAGTCTGATCAGCGCCATTCGCGAGTTGAACAAAAAACTGGGTATCGAAGATTCCTTCCAGCAACTGGGCATCGATCCGAAGGATTTTGAAGCCAATGTAGACTACCTGGCCGATAAAGCCTTCGAAGACCAATGCACAACTGCCAATCCGAAGCTGCCGCTGGTAAGCGAACTTGCCGACGTATACCGTAATGCCTTCTACGGCAGATTTGACAACTAA
- a CDS encoding formate/nitrite transporter family protein gives MFTQSVENIIEAAVAKRDKMNESLPRYALAALLAGAYVGIGIILIFTLGAPLAAAKSPFQPLVMGATFGIALTLVIFAGSELFTGNNMFFAASTLAGRTSVWDTIKNWIIVFLGNLAGALLLAWLVQGTGLFKAAAPEHLIFTAAAKKMSLPYSELFFRGILCNWLVCLAIWMSSRAKSEGAKLVLIWWCLLAFIASGYEHSVANMTLMSVALLLPNHPETVNWAGWLHNMIPVTLGNIIGGGVFVGMAYWAISPVRSIRSKR, from the coding sequence ATGTTTACGCAAAGTGTGGAAAATATTATTGAAGCGGCGGTTGCCAAACGCGACAAAATGAATGAAAGCCTGCCGCGTTATGCTTTGGCGGCGCTGCTGGCCGGCGCTTATGTTGGTATCGGCATCATCCTGATATTTACTTTAGGGGCGCCTCTGGCAGCGGCCAAGTCGCCCTTCCAGCCGCTCGTAATGGGAGCAACCTTCGGCATCGCGCTGACGCTGGTCATCTTTGCCGGTTCGGAGCTGTTTACGGGGAATAACATGTTCTTTGCCGCCAGCACCCTCGCAGGCAGAACAAGCGTCTGGGATACGATCAAGAACTGGATTATCGTCTTTCTCGGCAACCTTGCCGGCGCGCTGCTGCTGGCTTGGCTGGTGCAAGGAACAGGACTGTTCAAGGCCGCAGCCCCTGAGCATTTAATCTTCACCGCAGCGGCCAAAAAGATGAGCCTGCCGTACTCCGAATTGTTCTTCCGCGGCATTCTGTGCAACTGGCTGGTCTGTCTGGCGATCTGGATGTCGTCCCGGGCGAAGAGCGAAGGCGCCAAGCTGGTGCTGATCTGGTGGTGTCTGCTTGCCTTCATCGCCAGCGGCTACGAGCATAGTGTAGCGAACATGACGCTGATGAGCGTGGCGCTGCTGCTGCCGAACCATCCGGAGACCGTCAACTGGGCCGGTTGGCTGCATAACATGATTCCGGTTACGCTGGGCAACATAATCGGCGGCGGCGTATTCGTCGGCATGGCTTATTGGGCCATTTCACCCGTCCGTTCCATCCGCAGCAAGCGATAG
- the nirB gene encoding nitrite reductase large subunit NirB, whose translation MTSNREKLVLIGNGMAGVGTIEQILKLGGAYDITVFGSEPHPNYNRIMLSYVLEGSKTVDDIILNDWNWYKDNGITLHTGTTVTRIDGDKRQVIASNGLTVDYDKVIIATGSNSFILPIPGSGKEGVVGFRDIADCEAMLEAAKQYSKAAVIGGGLLGLEAAKGLVNLGMDVTVVHLMEDLMERQLDHTAASMLKAELERQGVKFAMGKQTVELTGDERVSGLRFSDGTELEAQFVVMAVGIKPNVAVAKDSGIEVNRGIVVNDYLQTSLADVYSVGECTEHRGVCYGLVAPLFEQGSVLAKHLCGVETKTYEGSVVSTKLKISGVDVFSAGEFIDTPEHTVISAKDDWKRTYKKILLRDNIIVGAVLFGDVTESASLQKLVKQGAEMTDDIYADVMGTGGCGGGGAKKTASVESMSDEEIVCGCNGVTKKAIVDAITENGFTTVDEIKASTGATRSCGGCKPVVEQILQYVLGDGFEQSAKTGICGCTTLSRDEIVAEIRAKGLTTTKEVMNVLGWKQEEGCSKCRPAVNYYLGMIYPDTHKDEKESRFVNERMSANIQKDGTFTVVPRMYGGVTTPEDLKKIADVSIKYDVKVVKVTGGQRLDLIGVKKEDVPKVWEELDMPSGYAYAKSLRTVKTCVGSQFCRFGTQDSMSMGALLERKYERLDFPAKFKMAVNGCPRNCAESCTKDIGIVGNDGGWEVFIGGNGGIKPRIADSFCKVKTDDELVEICSAVMQYYRETGNYLERTSEWVERMGLDHIKTVILDNEEERKALAQRIDFALTQVKDPWKKMLNDGATRSALFEATGTARQTHAAGKVEDYLQQIGRVINIEGKELAVFRTSEDEFYALENRNPHPKGGPLAEGIVSGHYLYDPLYDWKIDLRTGEVQAPDKGQAAAYPVRVDGDTVVIGI comes from the coding sequence ATGACATCGAATCGAGAAAAATTAGTACTGATCGGCAACGGCATGGCAGGTGTCGGTACCATCGAACAGATTTTGAAGCTTGGCGGCGCATATGACATCACAGTCTTCGGCAGCGAGCCTCACCCGAACTACAACCGCATTATGCTGTCCTACGTCCTTGAAGGAAGCAAAACAGTGGACGATATTATCCTGAACGACTGGAACTGGTACAAGGATAACGGCATTACTCTGCATACGGGAACTACGGTAACCCGCATAGACGGAGACAAGCGGCAGGTAATCGCATCGAATGGATTGACCGTCGATTACGATAAAGTCATTATCGCCACCGGGTCGAATTCATTCATTCTGCCGATCCCGGGAAGCGGCAAGGAAGGCGTCGTCGGCTTCCGCGACATCGCCGACTGCGAAGCTATGCTGGAAGCCGCGAAGCAATATAGCAAAGCGGCTGTCATCGGCGGCGGATTGCTTGGGCTGGAAGCGGCGAAGGGACTCGTTAACCTTGGCATGGACGTTACGGTCGTCCATCTGATGGAAGACCTGATGGAGCGCCAGCTGGACCATACCGCCGCTTCGATGCTGAAAGCGGAACTGGAGCGCCAGGGCGTCAAGTTCGCCATGGGCAAGCAGACGGTGGAGTTGACCGGCGATGAGCGGGTTAGCGGTCTGCGCTTCAGCGACGGTACGGAGCTGGAGGCGCAGTTCGTGGTTATGGCTGTCGGCATCAAGCCGAATGTGGCTGTAGCGAAGGACAGCGGCATTGAGGTGAACCGGGGCATCGTGGTTAACGACTATTTGCAGACATCTCTTGCGGATGTGTATTCCGTCGGCGAATGCACCGAGCATCGCGGCGTCTGCTACGGTCTGGTAGCCCCGCTGTTCGAACAGGGAAGCGTGCTTGCAAAGCATTTATGCGGCGTGGAAACCAAGACTTATGAGGGTTCGGTCGTCTCAACCAAGCTGAAGATTTCCGGCGTGGACGTCTTCTCGGCCGGAGAATTCATCGATACGCCGGAGCATACGGTGATTTCCGCCAAGGATGATTGGAAGAGAACCTACAAGAAAATTTTACTTAGAGACAACATTATCGTCGGGGCCGTTCTGTTCGGCGATGTGACGGAATCGGCCAGCCTGCAGAAGCTGGTGAAGCAGGGAGCGGAGATGACCGACGACATCTATGCGGACGTTATGGGCACCGGCGGCTGCGGCGGAGGCGGGGCCAAGAAGACGGCGTCTGTCGAAAGCATGTCTGACGAGGAAATTGTCTGCGGCTGCAACGGCGTGACCAAGAAGGCGATTGTGGACGCCATCACCGAGAACGGCTTTACGACCGTAGACGAAATCAAGGCCAGCACCGGCGCTACCCGATCCTGTGGAGGCTGTAAGCCGGTCGTGGAACAGATTCTGCAATACGTGCTTGGCGACGGCTTCGAGCAGAGCGCGAAGACCGGAATTTGCGGCTGTACGACGCTCAGCCGGGATGAAATTGTGGCCGAAATCCGGGCCAAAGGACTGACAACGACTAAAGAGGTCATGAACGTCCTTGGCTGGAAACAGGAAGAAGGCTGCTCGAAATGCCGTCCGGCGGTCAACTATTATCTCGGCATGATCTATCCGGATACGCATAAAGACGAGAAGGAATCGCGCTTCGTCAACGAACGGATGAGCGCCAACATTCAGAAAGACGGCACTTTCACTGTTGTTCCGCGGATGTACGGCGGCGTGACAACTCCCGAAGATCTGAAGAAAATTGCCGACGTCTCCATCAAGTATGATGTTAAGGTTGTCAAAGTGACCGGCGGGCAGCGTCTGGATCTGATCGGCGTCAAGAAAGAGGATGTGCCTAAAGTATGGGAAGAGCTAGATATGCCTTCCGGGTATGCGTACGCTAAATCGCTGCGGACAGTCAAGACCTGTGTCGGTTCTCAGTTCTGCCGGTTCGGCACTCAGGATTCAATGAGTATGGGAGCGCTGCTGGAGCGGAAGTATGAGCGGCTTGACTTCCCCGCCAAATTTAAAATGGCCGTGAACGGCTGCCCGCGGAACTGCGCGGAATCCTGCACGAAGGACATCGGCATTGTCGGCAACGACGGAGGCTGGGAAGTGTTCATCGGCGGCAACGGCGGCATTAAGCCACGGATTGCGGATTCCTTCTGCAAAGTAAAGACGGACGATGAATTGGTGGAGATCTGCTCCGCCGTTATGCAGTACTACCGTGAAACCGGCAATTACCTGGAAAGAACATCGGAATGGGTGGAACGAATGGGGCTGGACCATATCAAGACAGTCATTCTGGACAACGAAGAGGAACGCAAGGCGCTTGCGCAGCGGATTGACTTCGCCTTGACCCAGGTCAAAGATCCATGGAAAAAAATGCTGAACGACGGCGCGACACGCTCTGCGCTGTTTGAAGCGACGGGAACAGCAAGACAAACCCATGCCGCAGGCAAGGTGGAGGACTATCTGCAGCAAATCGGCCGGGTGATCAACATTGAAGGCAAAGAGCTGGCCGTATTCCGCACGTCGGAGGACGAGTTCTACGCTCTGGAGAACCGCAATCCGCATCCCAAAGGCGGCCCTCTAGCCGAGGGAATCGTATCCGGGCATTACCTGTACGACCCGCTGTACGATTGGAAGATCGATCTTCGCACCGGTGAGGTTCAAGCGCCCGATAAGGGGCAGGCGGCGGCTTATCCGGTTCGTGTTGACGGAGATACCGTTGTTATCGGAATTTAA
- a CDS encoding macrolide family glycosyltransferase, with protein sequence MSKVLFLSVPAHGHVNPTLGLVNELVNQGEEVTYFCAAEFKEKIEKTGAEFKSYQVESPLFNGRHNTPQNMGLEKLFDSINEMLKSSDKMIEDVLDQIKDRKFDYIMYTAMYPFGNVMAQILNLPSVSSFAVFATPKELMAQHKEFANEELIRNHPVMETYKTVAKRLKEVYNVELADNPMGLFFNKGDINIVYTSKYFVSHPEYYDDSFKFIGPPIYDRQENLDFPFEQLEGKKVIYISLGTVFNKDSKLYEIFFKTFADTDAVVVMTAYNVDLSEFEIPDNFIVRNFVPQSEILKYTDVAITHAGMNSTSDLLYHEVPFVAIPIGADQPYMAGRSAELGAAISLDKDTLTPERLKDSVEKVLNDPSYAENIKKISDSFKQAGGYKKAVEEILKLKSERGILV encoded by the coding sequence ATGTCAAAAGTGCTTTTTTTAAGCGTCCCTGCTCACGGTCATGTCAATCCTACACTGGGATTAGTCAATGAATTAGTAAATCAAGGCGAGGAAGTTACTTATTTTTGTGCAGCGGAATTTAAAGAGAAGATCGAAAAGACAGGCGCTGAATTTAAAAGCTATCAAGTAGAGTCGCCCCTGTTCAACGGTAGACACAACACGCCGCAAAACATGGGGTTAGAGAAGTTGTTTGACTCTATTAATGAAATGCTCAAGTCAAGCGATAAGATGATAGAAGATGTTTTAGATCAAATTAAGGATAGAAAGTTCGATTATATTATGTATACGGCGATGTATCCTTTTGGAAATGTGATGGCTCAAATCTTGAACCTTCCTTCGGTGTCTTCTTTTGCCGTGTTTGCTACTCCGAAGGAACTTATGGCCCAGCACAAAGAATTCGCCAATGAAGAGCTTATAAGAAATCATCCCGTTATGGAAACTTACAAAACAGTTGCAAAACGATTAAAGGAAGTCTATAACGTGGAACTGGCCGATAACCCGATGGGTTTATTTTTCAATAAAGGTGACATCAATATTGTCTATACTTCCAAATATTTCGTTTCCCATCCTGAATATTATGACGACAGCTTTAAATTTATCGGCCCTCCAATCTATGATCGGCAGGAAAATTTGGATTTCCCATTTGAACAATTAGAAGGTAAAAAAGTCATCTACATCTCATTAGGCACAGTGTTTAATAAAGACAGCAAGCTGTATGAAATTTTCTTTAAAACTTTTGCCGACACCGATGCTGTTGTGGTTATGACGGCATACAATGTGGATTTATCCGAATTTGAAATACCTGACAACTTTATTGTAAGAAATTTTGTGCCTCAATCGGAGATTTTAAAATATACCGATGTGGCGATCACTCATGCGGGGATGAACAGTACCAGTGACTTACTCTATCATGAAGTGCCTTTTGTGGCGATACCTATAGGCGCGGACCAGCCTTATATGGCGGGAAGATCTGCGGAACTCGGAGCGGCCATTTCTCTCGATAAGGATACACTTACTCCGGAACGATTAAAGGATTCGGTGGAAAAAGTGTTAAACGATCCAAGCTATGCTGAAAATATCAAGAAAATAAGTGATTCTTTTAAACAGGCCGGCGGTTATAAAAAAGCGGTTGAAGAGATTTTAAAATTAAAAAGCGAACGAGGTATTCTCGTATAA
- a CDS encoding macrolide family glycosyltransferase → MKKTHIAMINIPAYGHINPTLAVVSELVQRGYKVTYPATEKFIPDIEQTGVSVIPYHSASMDILDQISHVKQITEAISSNAENLPMKFIEEAISTYYELEQIYADDLPDLILFDFIALAGKLFAAKHGIEAVRLFSSYAENEHVSALPEVSDEIKNELAAKLKDFAEKEGIPVASFMDLFIPEKLNIAFMPRAFQVKGDQFDEHFLFVGPSIGKRSYDESLPIDENNERPVMLISLGTIFNPWPEFYNMCIEAFGGSNWQVVMSTGSKIIPESLGDIPDNFIVRQQVPQLEILPHTRLFITHGGMNSTMEALSNGVPLVVLPQMHEQEITARRVTELGLGQHFLPDEVTVQVLQTAVQEVSEDEQLQQRVYDMQKNIQEAGGAQKAAEAIEKLLHSQKNTQVTH, encoded by the coding sequence GTGAAAAAAACTCATATTGCTATGATTAATATTCCTGCTTACGGGCATATCAATCCCACACTTGCCGTTGTATCGGAGCTCGTCCAAAGAGGCTATAAAGTGACTTATCCGGCAACAGAAAAGTTTATACCGGATATTGAGCAAACGGGGGTTTCGGTTATTCCCTATCATTCGGCCTCAATGGATATTTTAGATCAAATAAGTCATGTTAAACAAATCACTGAAGCCATAAGCAGCAATGCGGAAAATCTCCCCATGAAATTCATTGAAGAAGCGATATCCACATATTATGAATTAGAGCAGATATATGCGGATGATCTTCCGGATTTAATTCTGTTTGATTTTATAGCGTTAGCCGGAAAATTGTTTGCCGCAAAGCACGGCATAGAAGCGGTACGGCTGTTTTCTTCCTATGCGGAGAATGAGCATGTATCGGCGTTACCTGAGGTTTCGGACGAGATCAAGAATGAATTGGCGGCAAAGCTCAAGGATTTTGCGGAGAAGGAAGGGATTCCGGTTGCATCCTTTATGGATTTATTCATTCCGGAGAAATTAAATATTGCCTTTATGCCTCGGGCTTTTCAGGTTAAAGGCGATCAGTTTGACGAACACTTCCTTTTTGTTGGACCGTCTATTGGCAAACGCAGCTACGATGAGAGCTTGCCGATTGATGAAAATAATGAGCGCCCCGTCATGCTGATATCGCTGGGTACGATTTTCAATCCATGGCCGGAATTCTATAACATGTGCATCGAAGCATTTGGCGGCTCCAATTGGCAGGTCGTCATGTCCACAGGATCTAAGATCATTCCGGAAAGTTTGGGGGACATTCCAGATAACTTTATTGTGCGCCAGCAGGTCCCGCAGCTTGAAATTCTTCCTCATACCCGGTTGTTTATCACCCATGGCGGCATGAACAGCACAATGGAAGCGTTAAGTAACGGCGTGCCCTTGGTCGTCTTACCGCAGATGCATGAGCAGGAAATTACCGCCCGCCGCGTAACGGAATTGGGACTGGGGCAGCATTTTCTGCCGGATGAAGTAACCGTTCAAGTGTTACAGACAGCGGTTCAAGAAGTTTCCGAGGACGAGCAGTTGCAACAGCGTGTGTATGACATGCAGAAGAATATTCAAGAAGCCGGCGGAGCTCAAAAAGCCGCTGAAGCCATTGAAAAGCTGTTACACAGCCAAAAAAATACACAAGTTACACACTAA